Proteins encoded in a region of the Haloglomus salinum genome:
- a CDS encoding DUF6517 family protein, with amino-acid sequence MSSRRVATLLVVALVLTSGCSFLGGDTVAFTASPASVCSDTLSATGYSTEVSRWENQSRNVTVAGQTRTLQLDSYVSGYDRTNASGQTRGGFALFATPKASVAGQAANPVGGMSARDMVSTLSAELDQYGELSDIQRLGTDQVRVLGSETTRTRFGATGTDDNGDPVDVELSILRVEHGSDFVVAGSIHEQSNPGERERLDRLRGCIEHEDAQPTDAGPTATTTTGPDKKTPTDTETPVEAQLATGFHPPQVDGLLYGHSGQQLEEGSAAEWADGSVRSVTLRSADGERTLEGTLYVKEVQDRLYVALSAPSVTESAPDRIAVQLDRDGDGELSAGDVRLLRTPSDGDDARAEESGAGVRIEVFRDGEWMATDSGAGAPVAASAAVSPANTARAAGPGYVVETTGDVDSDTDAGLVLEAALDRQHLEEVAGAVDAESERTGVWVGLELEGETYGVERIDLSDELTGNGYLDYRVRPRLQLPEDEVGVDHIEVTQSVQTASNSLRLVREKESLARVFVTHDNSDATEVTVRLTGYDVGGGTVRTLGTETTTFDAPSGTPDRNDGDDSANIELPASWTDVEDLRLEARVYRLGYLDQTPADNSQQTTVSFVETFDPNIYYVRPDVQSGAGTSRTTTATADAATASLADTYPVADPTFIELAASNADFEGASTSERINELNRVTFGLLWASAATTGPNSPARPTQVYGFTPDFAGISDPAWDNGASYASIGGPTGSAHRRMVMAHEINHNLGDDDWGKHVGNRSANRFANGCTAGADDEWSSINPTNTYIQEVGWDPSVGIIPQQFPEFESYCQIWEVRSTVPGWSTNDPPQWISDYRWERLADRFTSWDDNPAHPNLRSDGGSGSAETAADSASGRKLLGRERPTARLISGVLFREGGGELRPTFEQPGRVGPEIPGTGVGVGAGVEDPHAVLVVQYDDRSEREIPLAGRFEDGLEEYGDEPARPFTVPVADNGTVSSITLVDADTGEPLDRLAPTDFRLEEASFDLPERFGRDQPTPVAVDLAAEAEGPLYTQLLYTPDGTTLYPFSSVRTDGEFTAAFDGLPGGERARFVLLVSDGVDTRFVTSDPFTVEPAAPDVRIARNERYVVEGPAPEDEQRERRQLRDDGGSSDRAGEEVGDQDLTTRRVGGPVRAVAGESVSLSASTRDEWGRSLPVSAVSWQATDENGRTVARQSGTPFTHRFARPGTYEVTVTGTDPDTGLSDTDTIQVVVSAPPLPDAGQVDELNAAKEEAADQG; translated from the coding sequence ATGTCCAGCCGTCGCGTCGCCACCCTGCTTGTGGTGGCCCTGGTGCTGACCAGCGGCTGTTCGTTCCTCGGCGGCGACACCGTCGCGTTCACGGCGTCGCCGGCCAGCGTCTGTTCGGACACGCTCTCCGCGACGGGCTACTCGACCGAGGTGTCGCGCTGGGAGAACCAGTCACGGAACGTGACCGTGGCAGGACAGACACGGACGCTGCAACTCGACAGCTACGTCTCCGGCTACGACCGGACCAACGCGAGCGGGCAGACCAGGGGCGGGTTCGCGCTCTTCGCGACCCCGAAGGCGTCGGTCGCCGGGCAGGCGGCCAACCCCGTCGGCGGGATGTCCGCCCGCGATATGGTGTCGACCCTGTCCGCCGAACTCGACCAGTACGGCGAGCTATCGGACATCCAGCGGCTCGGCACGGACCAGGTGCGCGTCCTCGGGAGCGAGACCACGCGGACCCGGTTCGGCGCGACCGGGACCGACGATAACGGCGACCCGGTCGACGTGGAGCTGTCGATCCTGCGCGTCGAACACGGCTCGGACTTCGTCGTCGCCGGGAGCATCCACGAGCAGTCGAACCCGGGCGAGCGCGAACGCCTCGACCGGCTCCGCGGCTGCATCGAACACGAGGACGCCCAGCCGACCGATGCGGGGCCCACGGCCACGACGACGACCGGCCCGGACAAGAAAACGCCGACCGATACCGAGACGCCGGTTGAGGCACAGCTCGCGACGGGCTTCCACCCGCCGCAGGTCGACGGGCTCCTCTACGGCCACTCCGGCCAGCAACTCGAAGAGGGGTCGGCCGCCGAGTGGGCCGACGGCTCGGTCCGGTCGGTCACGCTCCGGTCGGCCGACGGCGAGCGGACACTGGAAGGCACGCTCTACGTGAAGGAGGTCCAGGACCGGCTCTACGTCGCCCTCTCGGCCCCGTCCGTGACGGAGTCGGCCCCCGACCGCATCGCCGTGCAACTCGACCGCGACGGCGATGGGGAGCTGTCGGCCGGTGACGTTCGTCTCCTCCGTACCCCCAGCGACGGTGACGACGCCAGGGCCGAGGAGTCCGGCGCCGGGGTGCGTATCGAGGTGTTCCGCGATGGCGAGTGGATGGCCACCGACAGCGGCGCCGGGGCGCCCGTGGCCGCATCCGCGGCCGTCTCGCCCGCCAACACAGCGAGGGCCGCCGGACCCGGGTACGTCGTAGAGACAACAGGCGATGTCGACAGCGACACCGACGCCGGACTCGTCCTGGAGGCCGCACTCGACCGGCAGCATCTCGAGGAGGTGGCTGGGGCGGTCGATGCGGAGAGCGAGCGGACCGGCGTGTGGGTCGGCCTGGAACTCGAGGGAGAGACCTACGGCGTCGAGCGGATCGACCTCAGCGACGAACTCACCGGGAACGGGTACCTCGATTACCGGGTCAGGCCGCGCCTGCAGTTGCCCGAGGACGAGGTCGGCGTCGACCACATCGAGGTGACCCAGAGCGTGCAGACGGCGAGCAACTCGCTCCGGCTCGTCCGCGAGAAGGAGTCGCTCGCCCGCGTGTTCGTCACGCACGACAACAGCGACGCGACGGAGGTAACGGTCCGGCTGACGGGGTACGATGTGGGTGGCGGAACCGTCCGCACGCTCGGGACGGAGACGACGACGTTCGATGCGCCGTCGGGAACGCCGGACCGCAACGACGGCGACGACAGCGCGAACATCGAGTTGCCGGCGAGCTGGACCGACGTGGAGGACCTCCGGCTGGAGGCCCGGGTCTACCGGCTCGGGTACCTCGACCAGACGCCCGCGGACAACAGCCAGCAGACGACCGTCTCGTTCGTCGAGACGTTCGACCCGAACATCTACTACGTCCGCCCGGACGTGCAGAGCGGCGCCGGCACCTCGCGGACCACGACGGCGACCGCGGACGCGGCCACGGCGTCGCTCGCGGATACGTATCCCGTCGCGGACCCCACGTTCATCGAGCTCGCGGCGTCGAACGCCGACTTCGAGGGCGCGAGCACGAGCGAGCGCATCAACGAGCTGAACCGCGTCACCTTCGGGCTCCTGTGGGCGTCGGCCGCGACGACCGGCCCGAACTCGCCCGCCCGGCCGACGCAGGTGTACGGCTTCACGCCCGACTTCGCCGGCATCAGTGACCCGGCCTGGGACAACGGCGCCTCGTACGCGTCCATCGGTGGCCCCACCGGGTCGGCCCACCGACGGATGGTCATGGCCCACGAGATAAACCACAATCTCGGCGACGACGACTGGGGCAAGCACGTGGGCAACCGCTCGGCCAACCGGTTCGCGAACGGCTGTACGGCCGGTGCCGACGACGAGTGGTCGAGCATCAACCCGACGAACACCTACATCCAGGAGGTCGGGTGGGACCCGTCGGTCGGCATCATCCCGCAGCAGTTCCCGGAGTTCGAGAGCTACTGTCAGATCTGGGAGGTCCGGAGCACGGTTCCGGGCTGGTCCACGAACGACCCGCCGCAGTGGATCAGCGACTACCGCTGGGAACGCCTCGCCGACCGCTTCACCTCGTGGGACGACAACCCCGCGCACCCGAACCTCCGCAGTGACGGTGGCTCCGGGTCGGCCGAGACGGCCGCCGACAGCGCGTCCGGTCGCAAGTTGCTCGGACGCGAGCGGCCGACCGCGCGGCTCATCTCGGGTGTCCTTTTCCGGGAGGGTGGCGGTGAGTTGCGCCCCACCTTCGAGCAACCCGGCCGCGTCGGGCCGGAGATTCCCGGTACCGGCGTCGGGGTCGGCGCCGGCGTCGAGGACCCCCACGCCGTCCTCGTCGTGCAGTACGATGACAGGAGCGAGCGCGAGATACCGCTCGCGGGCCGGTTCGAGGACGGACTGGAGGAGTACGGTGACGAACCCGCGCGTCCGTTCACGGTTCCGGTCGCCGACAACGGCACCGTCAGCAGTATCACGCTCGTCGACGCCGACACGGGTGAGCCGCTCGACCGCCTCGCCCCGACGGACTTCCGACTCGAGGAGGCGTCGTTCGACCTGCCCGAGCGCTTCGGACGCGACCAGCCCACGCCGGTCGCGGTCGACCTCGCGGCGGAAGCCGAGGGGCCACTGTACACGCAACTCCTGTACACGCCGGACGGCACCACGCTCTACCCGTTCAGTAGCGTCCGGACCGACGGCGAGTTCACGGCCGCGTTCGACGGCCTGCCGGGCGGCGAGCGGGCGCGGTTCGTCCTCCTCGTGAGCGACGGGGTCGACACCCGGTTCGTCACCAGCGACCCGTTCACCGTCGAGCCTGCTGCGCCGGACGTGCGCATCGCCCGGAACGAGCGCTACGTCGTCGAGGGACCCGCCCCCGAGGACGAGCAACGGGAGCGCCGACAGCTGCGTGACGACGGCGGGTCGAGCGACCGAGCCGGCGAGGAGGTCGGCGACCAGGACCTGACGACCCGGCGGGTCGGCGGGCCAGTCCGTGCGGTCGCCGGCGAGTCGGTCTCGCTGTCGGCCTCGACGCGGGACGAGTGGGGCCGGTCGCTCCCGGTGTCGGCGGTCAGCTGGCAAGCGACCGACGAGAACGGACGGACCGTGGCCCGGCAGTCGGGCACCCCGTTCACGCACCGCTTCGCCCGACCGGGGACCTACGAGGTGACCGTGACCGGCACCGACCCGGACACCGGGCTGTCGGACACCGACACGATCCAGGTGGTGGTGTCGGCGCCGCCACTCCCGGACGCCGGACAGGTCGACGAGTTAAACGCGGCCAAGGAGGAGGCGGCCGACCAGGGCTGA